Proteins from a genomic interval of Callospermophilus lateralis isolate mCalLat2 chromosome 1, mCalLat2.hap1, whole genome shotgun sequence:
- the Appl1 gene encoding DCC-interacting protein 13-alpha isoform X1, whose protein sequence is MPGIDKLPIEETLEDSPQTRSLLGVFEEDATAISNYMNQLYQAMHRIYDAQNELSAATHLTSKLLKEYEKQRFPLGGDDEVMSSTLQQFSKVIDELSSCHAVLSTQLADAMMFPITQFKERELKEILTLKEVFQIASNDHDAAINRYSRLSKKRENDKVKYEVTEDVYTSRKKQHQTMMHYFCALNTLQYKKKIALLEPLLGYMQAQISFFKMGSENLNEQLEEFLANIGTSVQNVRREMDSDVETMQQTIEDLEVASDPLYVPDPDPTKFPVNRNLTRKAGYLNARNKTGLVSSTWDRQFYFTQGGNLMSQARGDVAGGLAMDIDNCSVMAVDCEDRRYCFQITSFDGKKSSILQAESKKDHEEWICTINNISKQIYLSENPEETAARVNQSALEAVTPSPSFQQRHESLRPAGQSRPPTARTSSSGSLGSESTNLAALSLDSLVAPDTPIQFDIISPVCEDLPGQTKTSGQGGRRTNPFGESGGSTKSETEDSILHQLFIVRFLGSMEVKSDDHPDVVYETMRQILAARAIHNIFRMTESHLLVTCDCLKLIDPQTQVTRLTFPLPCVVLYATHQENKRLFGFVLRTSGGRSESNLSSVCYIFESNNEGEKICDSVGLAKQIALHAELDRRASEKQKEIERVKEKQQKELNKQKQIEKDLEEQSRLIAASSRTNQASSEGQFVVLSSSQSEESDLGEEGKKRESEA, encoded by the exons ACAAGGTCTTTACTAGGCGTTTTTGAAGAAGATGCTACAGCTATTTCCAACTATATGAACCAATTGTATCAAGCTATGCATCGGATTTATGATGCACAG AATGAATTAAGTGCAGCAACACACCTGACttcaaaacttttaaaagaatatgaAAAACAG cgTTTTCCATTGGGGGGTGATGATGAAGTTATGAGCTCTACTTTACAACAGTTTTCAAAAGTTATAGATGAG CTTAGCTCTTGTCATGCTGTACTCTCAACTCAACTTGCTGATGCCATGATGTTCCCCATTACCCAGTTTAAAGAAAGAGAACTGAAAG AAATACTGACATTAAAAGAAGTGTTTCAGATCGCTAGTAACG ATCATGATGCTGCAATTAACAGATATAGCCGATTgtcaaaaaaaagagaaaatgacaaG GTGAAATATGAAGTAACAGAAGATGTGTATACTTCCAGGAAAAAACAGCACCAGACCATGATGCATTATTTTTGTGCATTAAATACTCTTCAATACAAGAAGAAGATAGCATTGTTAGAACCTCTACTTGGGTACATGCAAGCTCAG ATAAGTTTCTTTAAGATGGGTTCTGAAAATCTCAATGAACAGTTGGAAGAATTTTTAGCTAATATTGGAACAAGTGTACAGAA TGTTCGCAGGGAAATGGACAGTGATGTAGAGACCATGCAGCAGACAATAGAGGATTTGGAAGTAGCCAGTGACCCTTTATATGTGCCTGACCCAGACCCCACAAAATTTCCTGTTAATCGAAACTTAACCCGAAAGGCTGGATACCTTAATGCTAGAAA taaaacaggcttggtGTCATCTACCTGGGATAGACAATTTTACTTCACGCAGGGTGGAAACTTAATGAGTCAAGCCCGTGGCGATGTAGCAGGAGGCCTGGCCATGGACATAGACAACTGTTCAGTGATggctgtggactgtgaagacaggcGATACTGTTTTCAGATTACCTCTTTTGATGGGAAAAA atCTTCAATTTTGCAAGCAGAGAGTAAAAAAGACCATGAAGAG TGGATTTGTACAATAAACAATATATCTAAACAAATATACTTAAGTGAAAATCCAGAg gAAACTGCTGCACGAGTAAATCAGTCAGCTCTGGAAGCTGTCACTCCTTCCCCTTCTTTTCAGCAGAGGCATGAGAGTCTGCGGCCAGCAGG ACAATCTCGGCCACCAACAGCTCGAACCAGCAGTTCAGGATCTTTAGGATCTGAGTCCACAAATTTGGCTGCCCTTTCTCTAGATTCTCTTGTTGCCCCAGACACCCCAATACAGTTTGACATAATTTCTCCTGTGTGTGAAGATCTGCCTGGCCAGACCAAAACTTCTGGCCAGGGAGGCAG GCGTACAAATCCATTTGGAGAATCTGGAGGAAGTACAAAATCTGAAACTGAAG ATTCTATTCTTCATCAGTTATTTATTGTCCGATTCCTTGGTTCTATGGAGGTGAAGTCAGATGATCATCCGGATGTTGTTTATGAAACAATGCGCCAAATCTTAGCTGCTCGGGCCATCCATAACATCTTTCGTATGACAGAATCACATTTATTAGTCACTTGTGATTGTTTAAA GTTAATTGATCCACAGACACAAGTTACAAGACTCACA TTTCCATTACCCTGTGTAGTTTTGTATGCTACACACCAGGAAAATAAGCGGCTTTTTGGATTTGTTCTCCGGACATCAGGAGGGAGAAGTGAAAGTAATCTGTCATCAGTATGCTATATATTTGAATCAAACAATgagggagaaaag ATTTGTGATTCTGTTGGACTGGCAAAACAGATAGCTCTGCATGCTGAACTG GATCGTAGGGcatcagaaaaacaaaaagaaatagagAGAGTAAAAGAGAAGCAACAGAAAGAACTCAATAAACAAAAACAGATTGAAAAG GACTTGGAAGAACAGAGTCGGTTGATAGCTGCTTCCAGTAGAACAAACCAAGCCAGTAGTGAGGGGCAGTTTGTTGTCCTTAGCAGTAGCCAGTCAGAAGAGAGTGATTTGggagaagaaggaaagaagagagagtcAGAAGCGTAA
- the Appl1 gene encoding DCC-interacting protein 13-alpha isoform X2, whose amino-acid sequence MPGIDKLPIEETLEDSPQTRSLLGVFEEDATAISNYMNQLYQAMHRIYDAQNELSAATHLTSKLLKEYEKQRFPLGGDDEVMSSTLQQFSKVIDELSSCHAVLSTQLADAMMFPITQFKERELKEILTLKEVFQIASNDHDAAINRYSRLSKKRENDKVKYEVTEDVYTSRKKQHQTMMHYFCALNTLQYKKKIALLEPLLGYMQAQISFFKMGSENLNEQLEEFLANIGTSVQNKTGLVSSTWDRQFYFTQGGNLMSQARGDVAGGLAMDIDNCSVMAVDCEDRRYCFQITSFDGKKSSILQAESKKDHEEWICTINNISKQIYLSENPEETAARVNQSALEAVTPSPSFQQRHESLRPAGQSRPPTARTSSSGSLGSESTNLAALSLDSLVAPDTPIQFDIISPVCEDLPGQTKTSGQGGRRTNPFGESGGSTKSETEDSILHQLFIVRFLGSMEVKSDDHPDVVYETMRQILAARAIHNIFRMTESHLLVTCDCLKLIDPQTQVTRLTFPLPCVVLYATHQENKRLFGFVLRTSGGRSESNLSSVCYIFESNNEGEKICDSVGLAKQIALHAELDRRASEKQKEIERVKEKQQKELNKQKQIEKDLEEQSRLIAASSRTNQASSEGQFVVLSSSQSEESDLGEEGKKRESEA is encoded by the exons ACAAGGTCTTTACTAGGCGTTTTTGAAGAAGATGCTACAGCTATTTCCAACTATATGAACCAATTGTATCAAGCTATGCATCGGATTTATGATGCACAG AATGAATTAAGTGCAGCAACACACCTGACttcaaaacttttaaaagaatatgaAAAACAG cgTTTTCCATTGGGGGGTGATGATGAAGTTATGAGCTCTACTTTACAACAGTTTTCAAAAGTTATAGATGAG CTTAGCTCTTGTCATGCTGTACTCTCAACTCAACTTGCTGATGCCATGATGTTCCCCATTACCCAGTTTAAAGAAAGAGAACTGAAAG AAATACTGACATTAAAAGAAGTGTTTCAGATCGCTAGTAACG ATCATGATGCTGCAATTAACAGATATAGCCGATTgtcaaaaaaaagagaaaatgacaaG GTGAAATATGAAGTAACAGAAGATGTGTATACTTCCAGGAAAAAACAGCACCAGACCATGATGCATTATTTTTGTGCATTAAATACTCTTCAATACAAGAAGAAGATAGCATTGTTAGAACCTCTACTTGGGTACATGCAAGCTCAG ATAAGTTTCTTTAAGATGGGTTCTGAAAATCTCAATGAACAGTTGGAAGAATTTTTAGCTAATATTGGAACAAGTGTACAGAA taaaacaggcttggtGTCATCTACCTGGGATAGACAATTTTACTTCACGCAGGGTGGAAACTTAATGAGTCAAGCCCGTGGCGATGTAGCAGGAGGCCTGGCCATGGACATAGACAACTGTTCAGTGATggctgtggactgtgaagacaggcGATACTGTTTTCAGATTACCTCTTTTGATGGGAAAAA atCTTCAATTTTGCAAGCAGAGAGTAAAAAAGACCATGAAGAG TGGATTTGTACAATAAACAATATATCTAAACAAATATACTTAAGTGAAAATCCAGAg gAAACTGCTGCACGAGTAAATCAGTCAGCTCTGGAAGCTGTCACTCCTTCCCCTTCTTTTCAGCAGAGGCATGAGAGTCTGCGGCCAGCAGG ACAATCTCGGCCACCAACAGCTCGAACCAGCAGTTCAGGATCTTTAGGATCTGAGTCCACAAATTTGGCTGCCCTTTCTCTAGATTCTCTTGTTGCCCCAGACACCCCAATACAGTTTGACATAATTTCTCCTGTGTGTGAAGATCTGCCTGGCCAGACCAAAACTTCTGGCCAGGGAGGCAG GCGTACAAATCCATTTGGAGAATCTGGAGGAAGTACAAAATCTGAAACTGAAG ATTCTATTCTTCATCAGTTATTTATTGTCCGATTCCTTGGTTCTATGGAGGTGAAGTCAGATGATCATCCGGATGTTGTTTATGAAACAATGCGCCAAATCTTAGCTGCTCGGGCCATCCATAACATCTTTCGTATGACAGAATCACATTTATTAGTCACTTGTGATTGTTTAAA GTTAATTGATCCACAGACACAAGTTACAAGACTCACA TTTCCATTACCCTGTGTAGTTTTGTATGCTACACACCAGGAAAATAAGCGGCTTTTTGGATTTGTTCTCCGGACATCAGGAGGGAGAAGTGAAAGTAATCTGTCATCAGTATGCTATATATTTGAATCAAACAATgagggagaaaag ATTTGTGATTCTGTTGGACTGGCAAAACAGATAGCTCTGCATGCTGAACTG GATCGTAGGGcatcagaaaaacaaaaagaaatagagAGAGTAAAAGAGAAGCAACAGAAAGAACTCAATAAACAAAAACAGATTGAAAAG GACTTGGAAGAACAGAGTCGGTTGATAGCTGCTTCCAGTAGAACAAACCAAGCCAGTAGTGAGGGGCAGTTTGTTGTCCTTAGCAGTAGCCAGTCAGAAGAGAGTGATTTGggagaagaaggaaagaagagagagtcAGAAGCGTAA